A stretch of the Bacillus sp. B-jedd genome encodes the following:
- the gerD gene encoding spore germination lipoprotein GerD, translating into MNKKFLLLPIALMLILTACAGGGASQVESKLNYEETKKMLVDILHTDDGKKAIHEIMTDEKVKKEFIMDQAAVTDTVQKTLVSKEGADFWRESLKDPKIAAALAKGMKTENETLLKELMKDPEYRSMMIEVFKEPEMQKEMADALKSKEFRLHLQTVIAEAMQSPLFKTKMQDLLLQAAKESVAKEGKGGQGGGKSGGSEGGGNK; encoded by the coding sequence ATGAATAAGAAATTTCTTTTGCTGCCAATTGCCCTTATGCTGATACTGACAGCCTGTGCGGGCGGCGGAGCAAGTCAAGTTGAAAGCAAACTCAATTATGAAGAGACGAAAAAGATGCTAGTCGATATTCTCCATACAGATGATGGTAAAAAGGCAATTCATGAAATTATGACTGACGAAAAGGTTAAAAAAGAATTCATTATGGACCAGGCCGCGGTCACGGATACTGTTCAAAAAACATTAGTCTCAAAGGAAGGGGCTGACTTTTGGCGGGAATCTCTAAAAGATCCGAAGATTGCCGCAGCACTCGCAAAAGGGATGAAAACCGAAAATGAAACCCTTTTGAAGGAGTTAATGAAAGATCCTGAGTACCGTTCCATGATGATTGAAGTTTTTAAAGAGCCCGAGATGCAAAAAGAAATGGCGGATGCCTTAAAAAGCAAAGAGTTTCGCCTCCATCTTCAGACGGTAATTGCTGAAGCAATGCAGAGCCCTTTATTTAAGACCAAAATGCAGGATTTGCTTTTGCAGGCTGCCAAGGAATCCGTTGCCAAAGAGGGAAAGGGCGGGCAGGGCGGCGGTAAAAGCGGTGGCAGTGAAGGCGGAGGAAATAAGTAA
- a CDS encoding aspartyl-phosphate phosphatase Spo0E family protein: MCIQLTKLASEIENSRNQMVQLANNYSLTDHNVIEASVKLDSLLNTYYVLVNQKH, from the coding sequence ATGTGCATTCAGCTTACAAAACTGGCCAGTGAAATTGAAAATTCCAGAAATCAAATGGTCCAGCTGGCAAACAACTATTCGCTAACCGACCATAACGTTATCGAGGCAAGCGTGAAATTGGACTCACTGCTAAACACATATTATGTTTTAGTAAACCAAAAACATTAA
- the rocF gene encoding arginase, which produces MKKLSIIGMPMDLGQLRRGVDMGPSAIRYAEVVDRLKSLFDEIEDLGDIPVGRPEVVIDQQSKLRNLELITKKNEKLAAEVDKVVEKGSFPLILGGDHSIAIGTLAGVSKHYKNMGVIWYDAHGDLNTAETSPSGNIHGMPLAVSLGIGHKLLTELGGYSPKVKPENVVIIGARALDDGEKELIKETGIKVYTMHEIDRMGMARVMEETISYLKDRTDGVHLSLDLDGLDPLDAPGVGTPVIGGITYRESHLAMEMLAEAEIITSAEFVEVNPILDERNKTAKVAVELMGSLFGENLL; this is translated from the coding sequence ATGAAAAAATTGTCTATTATCGGCATGCCTATGGACCTGGGGCAATTGCGCCGGGGAGTTGATATGGGGCCGAGTGCAATACGTTACGCGGAAGTCGTCGACAGGCTCAAAAGCTTATTTGATGAAATTGAAGATTTAGGGGATATCCCTGTCGGCCGGCCAGAGGTCGTCATTGATCAGCAGTCGAAGCTGAGAAATTTGGAGTTAATCACTAAAAAGAATGAGAAGCTGGCAGCTGAAGTCGATAAAGTGGTCGAAAAGGGTTCATTCCCGCTAATCCTTGGAGGCGACCATAGCATTGCCATCGGGACACTTGCGGGTGTTTCAAAACATTATAAAAATATGGGCGTAATTTGGTATGATGCCCATGGTGATTTGAATACAGCAGAAACGTCCCCATCCGGAAACATCCATGGTATGCCTCTCGCAGTCAGTTTAGGGATTGGCCATAAGTTGTTGACGGAATTGGGAGGATACAGCCCGAAAGTAAAACCTGAGAATGTAGTCATCATAGGGGCGAGGGCACTGGATGACGGTGAAAAGGAATTAATAAAAGAAACTGGCATTAAAGTCTATACCATGCATGAAATTGACCGAATGGGCATGGCAAGGGTGATGGAGGAGACGATTTCCTACTTAAAGGACAGAACAGATGGGGTTCATCTTTCTCTTGATCTGGATGGCCTTGATCCCCTGGATGCACCGGGAGTGGGAACACCGGTTATTGGCGGGATTACTTATCGGGAGAGCCATTTGGCAATGGAAATGCTCGCTGAGGCGGAAATCATAACTTCCGCGGAATTTGTTGAAGTCAATCCTATTCTTGATGAGAGAAATAAGACTGCGAAAGTAGCGGTTGAATTAATGGGTTCGTTATTTGGGGAAAATCTTCTCTAA
- the sigW gene encoding RNA polymerase sigma factor SigW, which translates to MDALVKKRIKQIKKGDQDAFAEIVELYKDKLFQLGYRMLGNRHEAEDIAQEAFIRAYVNIHNFNQEYKFSTWLYRIATNLCIDRIRKKKPDYYLDAEVAGTEGLTLYSRISSDTPLPEKEVEMMELHETIQEEILKLPEKYRSVIVLKYIEELSLNEISEILDLPLGTVKTRIHRGREALRKQLRHV; encoded by the coding sequence TTGGATGCACTTGTTAAAAAAAGAATAAAACAAATTAAAAAAGGCGACCAGGATGCGTTTGCTGAAATTGTGGAATTGTATAAGGATAAATTGTTTCAGCTTGGCTACCGCATGTTGGGAAACAGGCACGAAGCGGAGGATATCGCCCAGGAAGCATTTATCCGCGCTTATGTAAATATTCACAATTTTAATCAAGAATATAAATTCTCGACTTGGCTTTATCGGATTGCGACCAATCTTTGCATTGACAGAATCCGAAAGAAAAAGCCGGATTATTATCTTGATGCCGAAGTGGCAGGGACAGAGGGATTGACCCTTTATTCCCGAATCTCTTCAGATACACCCCTTCCTGAAAAGGAAGTGGAAATGATGGAGCTGCACGAAACCATTCAGGAAGAAATTTTGAAACTGCCCGAAAAATACAGGTCTGTGATCGTATTAAAATATATTGAGGAGTTATCCTTGAATGAAATAAGCGAAATACTCGATTTGCCGCTGGGGACGGTAAAAACGAGGATCCATAGAGGGCGGGAAGCATTAAGAAAGCAATTAAGACATGTATAA
- a CDS encoding KinB-signaling pathway activation protein, which translates to MTSRNWVKLFINTLFLGAIVTVITGFFVRWDKFAPLFTHFEVLEVLSVLMWLIGVGFIFSLLSQMGFFAYLTVHRFGLGIFKSAKLWNSVQAVIAAFVLFDLVYLRYTAFAEKGEGLFPYIIPALIVLVVGLVVAWQKMKQTTREAFIPALFFMIVGTVLEWVPVLRVNEGGWFYLMLFPLLVCNGYQILILHKLNEKSLEERKKAQGKSKQVPEKTTKKKSKNKPSN; encoded by the coding sequence GTGACTAGCCGAAATTGGGTAAAATTATTTATTAACACACTGTTCCTAGGGGCAATAGTAACGGTCATAACCGGATTCTTTGTACGCTGGGATAAATTCGCCCCATTATTCACCCACTTTGAGGTTCTAGAAGTTCTATCCGTATTAATGTGGTTAATTGGGGTTGGATTCATCTTTAGCCTTTTAAGCCAAATGGGCTTTTTTGCATATTTGACCGTCCATCGATTTGGACTGGGGATTTTCAAGTCAGCGAAGCTTTGGAATAGTGTACAGGCAGTTATCGCGGCCTTTGTCCTTTTTGATCTTGTTTATTTAAGGTATACCGCCTTTGCGGAAAAGGGAGAGGGACTGTTCCCTTATATTATTCCCGCTTTAATTGTTCTGGTGGTGGGCCTTGTGGTCGCCTGGCAAAAAATGAAACAGACCACCAGGGAAGCGTTTATTCCGGCTTTATTCTTTATGATTGTCGGTACGGTGCTGGAGTGGGTTCCTGTCCTAAGGGTAAATGAGGGCGGCTGGTTTTATCTCATGCTTTTCCCGCTGCTGGTATGCAACGGATACCAGATCTTAATTCTTCACAAGTTGAATGAGAAGTCGTTGGAAGAACGGAAAAAAGCGCAGGGAAAGTCCAAACAAGTTCCTGAAAAAACCACTAAGAAAAAAAGTAAAAACAAGCCGTCCAATTAA
- the cdaA gene encoding diadenylate cyclase CdaA — protein sequence MPFGDFNIFRYLASIVDIAIIWYVVYKLIMLIKGTKAVQLLKGIFVILLVKLFSDFLGLRTLSWIVDNIITWGFLAIIIIFQPELRRALEQLGRGRFFSRTGGQEEEELEKTANAIIKATDYMAKRRIGALISMERETGMSDYIETGIRVDGKISSELLINIFIPNTPLHDGAVILQKNNVAAAACYLPLSESPFISKELGTRHRAALGISEVTDSITIIVSEETGGISLTKNGELYRDLSRDTFKEMITTEIVGKEKEKASSSNLWNWRMKKNG from the coding sequence ATGCCTTTTGGAGACTTCAACATTTTCCGTTATTTGGCGAGCATTGTGGATATCGCCATTATCTGGTATGTCGTATATAAACTCATCATGCTCATAAAGGGAACAAAGGCAGTCCAGCTCTTAAAAGGGATTTTCGTCATTCTGCTGGTTAAGCTCTTTAGTGATTTCCTAGGATTGAGAACATTAAGCTGGATTGTGGACAACATTATTACCTGGGGTTTTCTGGCGATAATCATCATCTTCCAGCCGGAACTTAGGCGGGCGCTCGAGCAGCTTGGCCGTGGACGCTTTTTCTCCAGAACAGGCGGGCAGGAAGAGGAAGAACTCGAAAAGACCGCAAATGCGATTATCAAGGCTACAGACTATATGGCCAAACGGAGAATTGGCGCCCTTATATCGATGGAACGGGAAACAGGAATGTCGGACTATATTGAAACCGGGATCCGGGTGGATGGCAAAATATCATCTGAATTGCTGATCAATATTTTTATTCCAAATACCCCACTGCATGATGGGGCGGTTATTTTGCAAAAAAATAATGTGGCCGCTGCGGCCTGCTACCTGCCTTTGTCAGAAAGCCCGTTCATTTCAAAAGAGCTCGGGACGCGGCACCGGGCCGCACTGGGTATCAGTGAGGTCACCGATAGTATCACGATTATTGTATCAGAGGAAACCGGGGGCATCTCACTCACGAAAAACGGGGAACTGTACCGTGACTTAAGCAGAGATACTTTCAAGGAAATGATCACCACTGAAATAGTAGGGAAGGAAAAAGAGAAAGCTTCCTCTTCAAACCTTTGGAATTGGAGGATGAAGAAAAATGGATAA
- the pdaB gene encoding polysaccharide deacetylase family sporulation protein PdaB, with protein sequence MNFFFVLNGKRMKQITLIIVSAFFTAWIVYMENLVQMPVFSTKDGPKAVYKGEKDIALTFNIGWGDEKAAPILDVLEKENVKSATFFLSGAWAERHPDLVERIAKQGYEIGILGYGYEDYTALEETEIRKDLAKAQTAFGKLNIKKISLIRAPTGHFDKRTLKIAERFGFTVVHWSIDSEDWTNPGVKKILKNMDNAAAGDIVLLHASDSAKQTAKALPDIIQGLKGKGLNFVTVSEMIANGKTKSEEVR encoded by the coding sequence GTGAACTTTTTCTTTGTATTAAACGGAAAGCGAATGAAACAAATTACGCTCATTATCGTCTCCGCTTTTTTCACAGCCTGGATTGTTTATATGGAAAATTTAGTTCAAATGCCCGTATTTTCAACTAAAGATGGGCCTAAAGCGGTGTATAAAGGAGAAAAGGATATTGCCTTGACTTTTAATATTGGCTGGGGAGATGAAAAAGCTGCACCCATTTTAGATGTGCTTGAAAAGGAAAATGTTAAATCGGCTACATTCTTCTTATCCGGGGCTTGGGCCGAACGCCATCCGGACTTAGTTGAAAGGATTGCCAAACAAGGATATGAAATAGGGATCCTTGGATATGGGTACGAGGATTATACGGCCTTGGAGGAAACCGAAATTAGAAAAGACCTTGCCAAGGCGCAAACTGCTTTTGGTAAGTTGAATATTAAAAAAATCTCATTAATCCGAGCCCCTACCGGCCATTTTGATAAGAGGACTCTGAAAATTGCCGAGCGGTTTGGTTTTACGGTTGTCCATTGGAGCATTGACTCGGAGGATTGGACCAATCCCGGGGTAAAGAAAATCCTTAAAAATATGGATAACGCAGCAGCCGGAGATATCGTACTTCTTCATGCTTCTGACTCCGCCAAGCAAACGGCTAAAGCTCTCCCTGATATTATTCAAGGACTAAAGGGAAAGGGGCTTAACTTTGTCACAGTCTCAGAGATGATCGCTAACGGAAAAACCAAATCCGAGGAGGTCAGGTAA
- a CDS encoding anti-sigma factor family protein gives MNCPEEIIVYMHEYFDDDLEPENERVLREHLGKCKDCQALFQEMNKTVALIQSTANVHAPENFTASVLAKLPKEKKKISFQRWMKRHPMVTAAAVFIVLMTGSLFTAWDSDRDFSTTNADQVVIDHETVIVPAGKVVKGDLVVKNGDIKIEGEVQGNVTVINGEQYLASAGHVTGKIEKVDKAFDWIWYQIKKTALDLFSLDGEKGTDEK, from the coding sequence GTGAACTGTCCCGAAGAAATTATCGTCTATATGCATGAATATTTTGATGATGATTTAGAACCCGAGAATGAACGGGTGCTAAGGGAGCATCTGGGCAAATGTAAAGACTGCCAGGCTCTCTTTCAGGAGATGAATAAAACAGTTGCGCTGATTCAAAGTACTGCCAATGTCCATGCGCCAGAGAACTTTACTGCATCAGTCCTGGCAAAGCTTCCTAAAGAAAAGAAAAAGATCAGCTTCCAGCGTTGGATGAAACGGCATCCAATGGTCACCGCCGCTGCTGTCTTCATCGTTCTGATGACCGGAAGCCTGTTTACCGCCTGGGATAGCGACCGGGATTTTTCAACAACAAATGCCGACCAGGTCGTCATTGATCATGAGACCGTCATAGTTCCGGCTGGAAAAGTTGTCAAAGGCGATTTAGTGGTCAAAAACGGCGACATTAAAATTGAAGGCGAAGTTCAGGGAAATGTTACCGTCATAAACGGCGAGCAGTATCTTGCGTCAGCGGGGCATGTAACCGGAAAAATTGAAAAGGTAGACAAAGCGTTCGACTGGATCTGGTACCAGATTAAAAAAACCGCATTAGATTTGTTTAGCTTGGACGGCGAAAAGGGAACAGATGAAAAATAG